The Alkalihalophilus pseudofirmus nucleotide sequence ACCGCTGTTTCACTTTCGATAACAGGTGTATCAGATGCTTTTGCTTGTTGTGGTACAGCCTGGGCAATCAAGAACGAAACACACAACAGGAGCATGATGCTCTTTACTCTCGTGATGCCTCTCTTGCTCACTGATCGTCCTCCTTTTTTACACTATAACCAATTGGTTCATTCCGAAAAAAAGAACTTGGCCGCTTGACCAAGTTCTTAATCCATCAGTTTTTAAGGTACCTTATTACCCTTTAAATAATTGAACAAACATTTTACCGTAAGGACCGCCATCAACAATGCCGATTCCTACTTCACTGTAGTTACCGCCTAAAATGTTAGCACGGTGTCCGTCAGAATTCATTAGTGCTTGGTGAGCTGCTTCAACCGTTTGGTTACCAGCTAAGTTCTCACCAGCTGTGTTATAGCTCACACCAAATTGGTCAAGCATTTCAAATGGTGAACCATAAGTTGGTGATTGGTGAGCGAAATAGTTGTTATCAATCATATCTTGCGCTTTAACACGAGCAACTTTTGTTAACTCAACATCAATATTTAAAGGTGCAAGACCTTGCTTTTGACGTTCTTCATTAACAAGGTTAACCATTTGCTGTTCTTCAGCAGACAGTTCTTGTGATTGTTCTTCTGAATTTTGCTCAGTTTCTTCAGCTGGAGCTGGTTGTTGTACAGGTTGAGCCGGCTCAGCTTGAGGAGCTTCCTCTTGTGGTGCTTCTTCTTGTGGTGCTTCTTCAGCAGGCTGTTCTACTTTAGGTGTTTCAACCGGCTGCTCTTCTTTTTGTTCTGGAGCTGGTTCTTCTTTTTGCATTTCTTTTTCGAGCTCTGGTAATGTAATATTCCATTTATTTAGTAAATCTTGTAGATTACTAGTTTGCTTTACTTCTTCTATTAATTTTTGAATAGACTCTTGATCTGCACCATTTAATGCAATCACATGCTTTTGTGTGATAACCTTTGTATTTGGCTGTTCAGATGCAGCAGCTTGACCAGCAAAACCAGCTGCCATTGTTGCAGCGGCGATTGTTGTAACGATAAATTTCTTCATGAAAATGCCTCCTTGAAGGTTGTTGTTTTTTTGGTACATCAAAATCCTAGCACAGAATCTAGCTTGTTCCTATGGTAAATCATGCATATTACTGTATAAACCAAGCATCAATCCACACTAAAAAACCTTTATAATATAAGGAAGAAACACAGAAATGACCAAAAAATATTCATTCTTTTATTCATATTTTTATAGATTTATTCAATATTCGTTACAGAAATGTAAAAAAGCCTAGGCAATTCGATACCTAAGGGATTTGTGAGGATATTTCAGAGGAATGGAAAAGATTTCAGGAAGTATTCTACTCTATTTTTTGTTAGTTTAGTAGACAGCATAGATTACAGGAGGTTTTCTAAATGAAGAAATACATCTTACCAATATGTGCAGGAATTGCTCTAGCATTCACTGCAAACCAAACTGCTGATGCGGCATCACACAGTCATACCGTTCAAAAAGGCGATACACTCTATCAATTAGGACAACAATACAGCGTAACTGTTGATTCAATTAAAGAACTTAATAATAAAGAAACATCAGCGCTTCAAGTAGGAGAAACACTTTCCCTTCCGGCTGCTATTACAACGGAAGAGCGTGAATTGTTATCACGTCTAGTTCATGCAGAAGCTCAAGGTGAGCCATATGCAGGTAAAGTAGCTGTAGCAACCGTCGTGCTTAATCGTGTCGATCATCCTGAGTTTCCTGATACGATCAAAGAAGTTATTAACGAAATTGGTCCATCAGGACATTATGCTTTCTCACCTGTTCAAAACGGTATGATTAATCAGCCGGCAGATGATGAAGCAAAACAAGCTGTACAAGAAGCCATTGCCTTTCAAAGTGACAGCCAAGGTTCTATCTACTTCTACAATCCAGAAATTGCAACAAACCATTGGATTGGCACACAAACAGAAACTGTTCGTATCGGTAAACACGTGTTTGCAAAATAAATAATAGATCCAATTAAAAAGCTGGCATTTTGTGTCGGCTTCTTTTTTTATACCCGCTTTTCTATATACTAAACCTCATACTAAACCTCATACTAAACCTCATACTAAACCTCATACTAAACCTCCATGCATTAAAGATTTTTCTAATAATTAATTTTTAAAGATTAAAGACGTACAAAAAGGGAATACAACTCATAACTTAGAATATGTATATGTATAATAAGTCTCTTAACTTAATAGGAAAGGTGGTGCAATGTATTATGGCTCGTCTATCAAGAGTAACCTCACTTCGAGCAAATCGTATCCATACAAGCTTTGTCAATAAAATGTCCAGTTCAAACGGGGTAAATCCAGTAATGCCGGTTGAGAAAGCGGAAGCAACGAAAAATCCCACCAAGCATTCTAGCGACCACCAGCTTACAAGCTACGATTATTACTATGAAAAACACCTTGCTCAATCAAGTAAAACGAACGTTCACTCCGATCGATTTACTCGAAATGAGGTTCAAAATAACAGCACAGCTCTCTTAACAAGCGAGGAAAATGATCCAGAGAAAGAATTAGTATTAAAGTTAGTAAACAGCTACAATCAACTCATTCAATCGCTAAAACATACTGATCAAATCAGCTGCCAAAATTATACTGCTAAACTGCATCAAGTATATGCAGGCTTTGCCACTACTTTTGAAGAGTATGGAGTGATAGAAACCTCTCATTCTCTTTTAACCTTTGATGAAAAAACATACAGTATAAACGAAAATAGAACTAAGGTCACTTCTGAATTCATAGGTTCATTTATGAAAGAAGTTTTGACCGAGTACCAAACTATTCTTGCAGACAAATGCGAACCGACATTAAACAACAACCCCTATGAAAAACTTCCTTATCAGCATACTGGCATATTATTTGAAGAGAGGCTTTAACCTCTCTTTTTTTATGCAATTTTGCGCACATATTAGATCTCCCTATGTCTTCCCCTTCTTATTTTTGATACAATAAGGAAAAAACTAGGGAGTGAACACCTGCATGCAAGTTATCGTTTCTCACCAAAATGTTGATTTCGATGGTGTAGCCTCCATGGTTGCTGCAAAAAAATTATATCCAGAAGCAATCATTGCCATTTCTGATAAATTAGATCGAAGTGTCACCACCTATATGTCAATCTACAAAGATCTTTTTTCATTTTCCACTTATGAGTCGATTGAATGGAAACGTGTTACCTCAATCATCTTGGTAGATGTCCAAGCTATTGATCGAACTGGAATTCCAAGTGAAGAATTGATGGATGAGATCGAAACGATTGTGTATGATCATCACCCTCCCTTTCAACTACATATAAATGAAAAAGAAAGTCATCAAATTGAACAAGTAGGTGCCGCTATTACTTTATTAATAGAACATCTCGAACAAGAAAATATTCATCTTTTAACTGAAGAGGTCAATCTATTTGGTCTAGGTTTGTATTCTGATACAGGCAATTTCACGTTCCCTAGCACTACATCGCGTGATTTTCATGCAGCCTCTTTTTTAATGAAACATCATTTAGATATTGAGATTGTTAATCGATTTGTCACTCCAGCCTTAACCGAAGCCGAACAGACTTTATTTAATCAATTATTTCACTCACAGACGCTGCATCAATTAGATGGACTGCAGGTAGTTGTTTCATGTCATGAGCAAGACCGTTTTCAAAATGGATTATCCAGCCTTACAGAAAAATTATTAGATGCTAGCTCTGCCGATGCTGTAATTACTATTGTCAAAATGGGCAAGCATGTCCACCTCGTCTGCAGAGCCAGTTCTACACGTATTAATTTTCAATCATTTATTAAAGAGCTTGGTGGTGGAGGACATAGCCAAGCGGCTTCAGCTATGATGAAGAAAACAACTTTAGAAGAGGCTCGCAGGAAGGTACTCCCTCTGATAGATATGATTGTTGAACACACCGTTTCAGCTAAAGAAGTGATGAGTTATCCAGTTAAAACAATTCATGAAAATGACACGATAACAGATGCTAAAGAAATGATGATTCGCTTTGGCCATACCGGTTTTCCAGTTGTAAATGACCATGAAGAACTGGTTGGTATTATTTCAAGAAGAGATGTCGACAAAGCGATTCACCATCAATATGGTCATGCGCCTATCAAAGGATATATGACACGAGAGATCGTTACTAAACAAGTAGATTCAACCATAGATGAAGTGCAGCAGGCTATGATTAGTCATAATATCGGGCGCATCCCCATTATGGACGATCAAAACATTGCAGGGATCATTTCAAGAACAAATATTATTTCCTATCTTCAAAAAAAAGAATATGAAGCCAACTTCCCAAATCTTGTGCAACGTTTAGAAGACACAGTAAGTAAGGAACACTTTCATTTGCTTAAGCTGATTGGAAGAGAAGCAGACCGTTTTGGGGTAAATGCCTATTTAGTCGGAGGGTTTGTTCGTGATCTGTTATTGAAAAGACCTAATGAAGATTTGGATGTTGTCATTGAAGGGGATGGAATTGAATTTGCCAATGTTTTAGCTGCTTCTAATGGTGGCAGCATTAAAAAACATGATACATTTGGAACGGCTACATGGACGACTCCTGACGATATGAAAATCGATATCGTTACCTGCCGTACTGAATACTACGCGGAAACCGCCTCTCTTCCTATTGTAAGATCATCAAATATTCATGAGGATCTTACAAGGCGCGATTTTACGATTAATGCTATGGCCATGTCGATATCTGAACATTCGTTTGGCAAGTTATTAGATGAATATCAGGGGATAGAAGACCTTAAAGCGAAAAAAATTCGTATCCTTCATCCAATCAGTTTTATTGAAGATCCAACACGTATATTCAGAGCTGTTCGTTTTGCAGTGAGGTTCGGCTATTCCATCGAAAAAGAAACGGCCAGGCTCGCACAAAGCGCGATGTCTCACCTTTTTTCTCTAAGCCAGCAAAGACTAAGGCAGGAACTAACCTTAATTCATAAGGAAGCAAAAGACCTAGAAGCTTTCTACCTTTTGGATACACTAAATGTATGGAAAACACTCTTTCAAAAAGAGCTGCCCGCATCTTCTTGGCAATATGCAGAGAGGGTGTTTAATCAATCCGGCCATACTGTTTTTCATATGTTAACAGCACTTGCTTCTCCGCTTTCTAATTGGCGTGAAATGATCCAACTCTATATTATGACGGCAAAAGAACGAGTCTTTATCGAACAGTTAAATGAGATTAAACAAGCACCAATAGAAGAGATTAAATCGATAGGTGAATTACACAGGTATTTGTATGCTGTGCATGATGAAATATTGCGCTTCTACCTGCTGGATCCAACCCAAAGATTCCACACTCACTTAGATGATTACTTCAAAAAGAGACAGAAGATATCTTTATATCTAACTGGAGATGACCTGATAAAACTTGATTTTAAACCTGGACCTCATTTCAGAGATTACTTATTTGAGCTTGAAATCAAACAGCTCAACGGGGAAATTTCATCAAAAGAAGAAGCAACTAAGTGGGTACTCGAAGAAAAACAAAAAGCAGAAGCTAACCATTTGTAGTTAGCTTCTGCTTTTTTTATAGATAACCCATATCTTTTGCCTTTTCCGTAAGTTCATCTCGGAAATTCGGGTGAGCGATATCAATTAAAGCTTGTGTTCTTTC carries:
- a CDS encoding CAP domain-containing protein — protein: MKKFIVTTIAAATMAAGFAGQAAASEQPNTKVITQKHVIALNGADQESIQKLIEEVKQTSNLQDLLNKWNITLPELEKEMQKEEPAPEQKEEQPVETPKVEQPAEEAPQEEAPQEEAPQAEPAQPVQQPAPAEETEQNSEEQSQELSAEEQQMVNLVNEERQKQGLAPLNIDVELTKVARVKAQDMIDNNYFAHQSPTYGSPFEMLDQFGVSYNTAGENLAGNQTVEAAHQALMNSDGHRANILGGNYSEVGIGIVDGGPYGKMFVQLFKG
- a CDS encoding cell wall hydrolase, which codes for MKKYILPICAGIALAFTANQTADAASHSHTVQKGDTLYQLGQQYSVTVDSIKELNNKETSALQVGETLSLPAAITTEERELLSRLVHAEAQGEPYAGKVAVATVVLNRVDHPEFPDTIKEVINEIGPSGHYAFSPVQNGMINQPADDEAKQAVQEAIAFQSDSQGSIYFYNPEIATNHWIGTQTETVRIGKHVFAK
- a CDS encoding CBS domain-containing protein gives rise to the protein MQVIVSHQNVDFDGVASMVAAKKLYPEAIIAISDKLDRSVTTYMSIYKDLFSFSTYESIEWKRVTSIILVDVQAIDRTGIPSEELMDEIETIVYDHHPPFQLHINEKESHQIEQVGAAITLLIEHLEQENIHLLTEEVNLFGLGLYSDTGNFTFPSTTSRDFHAASFLMKHHLDIEIVNRFVTPALTEAEQTLFNQLFHSQTLHQLDGLQVVVSCHEQDRFQNGLSSLTEKLLDASSADAVITIVKMGKHVHLVCRASSTRINFQSFIKELGGGGHSQAASAMMKKTTLEEARRKVLPLIDMIVEHTVSAKEVMSYPVKTIHENDTITDAKEMMIRFGHTGFPVVNDHEELVGIISRRDVDKAIHHQYGHAPIKGYMTREIVTKQVDSTIDEVQQAMISHNIGRIPIMDDQNIAGIISRTNIISYLQKKEYEANFPNLVQRLEDTVSKEHFHLLKLIGREADRFGVNAYLVGGFVRDLLLKRPNEDLDVVIEGDGIEFANVLAASNGGSIKKHDTFGTATWTTPDDMKIDIVTCRTEYYAETASLPIVRSSNIHEDLTRRDFTINAMAMSISEHSFGKLLDEYQGIEDLKAKKIRILHPISFIEDPTRIFRAVRFAVRFGYSIEKETARLAQSAMSHLFSLSQQRLRQELTLIHKEAKDLEAFYLLDTLNVWKTLFQKELPASSWQYAERVFNQSGHTVFHMLTALASPLSNWREMIQLYIMTAKERVFIEQLNEIKQAPIEEIKSIGELHRYLYAVHDEILRFYLLDPTQRFHTHLDDYFKKRQKISLYLTGDDLIKLDFKPGPHFRDYLFELEIKQLNGEISSKEEATKWVLEEKQKAEANHL